A stretch of Balaenoptera ricei isolate mBalRic1 chromosome 9, mBalRic1.hap2, whole genome shotgun sequence DNA encodes these proteins:
- the TMEM139 gene encoding transmembrane protein 139, with product MVPSQLWGTLEKPLFFLCCTSFLLGLALLGIRPDIAPVAYFFLTLGGFFLLACLLACVLERGSQSMQTESPGASSNARDNEAFEVPTYEEATVLESQRHPPEVDQPPSYTSVVIPPGLEVGQPSHPEEPRRARLDRRVGSEGSVISGSPGRPPVSLRLRGPRVASTVPDLQSLWTPPKLEPLTPPPAYDVSFGHLDDDVFYGNNWTRP from the exons ATGGTGCCAAGCCAATTGTGGGGGACTCTGGAGAAGCCGCTTTTCTTCCTGTGTTGCACCTCCTTCCTCCTGGGGCTGGCTTTGCTGGGGATACGGCCGGACATCGCCCCTGTTGCTTATTTCTTTCTCACCTTGGGTGGCTTCTTTTTGTTGGCCTGCCTCCTGGCCTGTGTTTTGGAACGGGGGTCTCAATCAATGCAGACCGAGAGCCCAGGGGCCTCAAGCAATGCACG GGACAATGAAGCCTTTGAGGTGCCAACCTACGAAGAGGCCACAGTGTTGGAATCACAGCGCCACCCCCCAGAGGTGGATCAACCACCCTCCTACACCAGTGTTGTAATCCCCCCAGGACTTGAGGTGGGACAGCCTAGCCATCCAGAGGAGCCCAGGAGAGCCAGACTGGACAGGCGAGTGGGCTCAGAGGGGTCTGTGATCTCAGGAAGCCCTGGAAGACCTCCAGTCAGCCTGCGGCTTCGGGGACCACGAGTTGCGTCCACTGTTCCTGATCTGCAGAGCTTGTGGACGCCCCCGAAATTGGAACCTCTTACTCCACCCCCTGCCTATGATGTCAGCTTTGGTCACCTTGATGATGATGTTTTCTATGGAAACAACTGGACACGCCCCTAA